The following are encoded in a window of Staphylococcus piscifermentans genomic DNA:
- the ecsA gene encoding ABC transporter ATP-binding protein EcsA: protein MTVKVEHLTGGYGKKPVIKDINFELKNGEIVGLIGLNGAGKSTTIKHMLGLLTPSSGELSISGTNIKDNIEAYRHKLSYIPEAPVIYEELTLQEHIDMTAMAYGIDKDTAMERANPLLKTFRLENELKVFPSHFSKGMKQKVMIICAFIVNPELYIIDEPFLGLDPLGIQSMLDLMVDKKNEGRTVLMSTHILATAERYCDRFIILDEGKIVAFGNLDELREQTGLHGQTLDDIYIHVTRGGQKV, encoded by the coding sequence ATGACTGTAAAAGTAGAACACCTGACAGGCGGCTATGGTAAAAAGCCTGTAATTAAAGATATTAACTTCGAATTGAAGAATGGAGAAATAGTAGGCTTGATTGGTTTGAATGGTGCTGGCAAAAGTACCACAATTAAACATATGCTTGGTTTATTAACGCCAAGTTCTGGAGAGCTCTCTATTTCAGGAACAAATATTAAAGATAATATTGAAGCATATCGACATAAATTATCATATATTCCAGAGGCACCCGTTATTTATGAAGAATTAACCTTGCAAGAGCATATTGATATGACGGCAATGGCTTATGGAATAGATAAAGATACAGCGATGGAACGGGCAAATCCGCTTCTCAAAACGTTTCGCTTAGAAAATGAACTGAAGGTTTTCCCAAGTCATTTTTCCAAAGGAATGAAACAAAAGGTCATGATTATTTGCGCCTTTATCGTCAATCCCGAGTTATACATCATTGATGAACCATTTCTTGGTTTAGATCCGCTAGGTATCCAATCTATGTTGGATTTAATGGTAGACAAGAAGAATGAGGGCAGAACTGTTTTGATGAGTACGCATATCTTAGCAACAGCAGAACGCTATTGCGATCGTTTCATCATTTTAGATGAAGGCAAGATTGTAGCCTTTGGAAATCTTGATGAGTTGCGCGAACAAACTGGGTTGCATGGCCAAACTTTAGATGATATCTACATCCATGTGACACGAGGTGGTCAAAAAGTATGA
- a CDS encoding HIT family protein, with protein MSKTIFSKIIDGEIPSFKVYEDEYVYAFLDISQVTKGHTLLVPKKPSPNIFETDPETMKHIGVALPKVANAIKKAFNPDGLNIIQNNDEYADQSVFHLHFHFLPRYKDDIDGFGYKWITHEEEIDDDQKAEIAQQIQAQFE; from the coding sequence ATGTCAAAAACAATTTTCAGCAAAATCATTGATGGCGAAATTCCAAGTTTCAAAGTTTATGAAGATGAGTACGTTTATGCCTTTTTAGATATTTCGCAAGTTACTAAGGGCCACACTTTGCTTGTTCCTAAAAAACCATCACCTAATATTTTTGAAACAGATCCAGAAACCATGAAACATATTGGCGTAGCCTTGCCTAAAGTTGCGAATGCAATTAAAAAAGCTTTCAATCCAGATGGTTTAAATATTATTCAAAATAATGACGAATACGCAGACCAATCTGTGTTCCACTTACATTTCCACTTCTTACCTCGATACAAAGACGACATCGATGGATTTGGATATAAATGGATTACACACGAAGAAGAAATTGATGATGATCAAAAAGCTGAAATTGCTCAACAGATTCAAGCTCAATTTGAATGA
- a CDS encoding signal transduction protein TRAP → MKFYASYGTFGYLNQIRLNHPDHHLYLYSAKDTSLIFEETDMPSALKEPLTYEILSSVNDLEEDGFFAVVFIPTAENHAYQLEKRLQSLSLNFDKFPGFKCYRFLKPDKGTTYKIYFGFSERQAYEDFKESSVYQENFSKAALSQFFGSSGQHSSYFERYLYPVDDQ, encoded by the coding sequence ATGAAATTTTATGCATCTTATGGTACTTTCGGATACCTCAATCAAATCAGACTTAACCATCCAGACCATCATTTATATTTATATTCAGCAAAAGACACATCATTAATTTTCGAAGAAACGGATATGCCAAGCGCTTTGAAAGAACCGCTCACATATGAAATTCTTTCCAGCGTTAATGATTTGGAAGAAGATGGCTTCTTCGCTGTAGTGTTTATTCCTACTGCAGAAAATCATGCTTATCAATTAGAGAAACGTTTGCAAAGTTTATCCTTAAACTTTGATAAGTTTCCAGGTTTCAAATGCTATCGTTTCTTAAAACCGGATAAAGGCACAACTTATAAAATTTATTTCGGTTTTTCAGAGCGTCAAGCATATGAAGACTTTAAAGAATCATCTGTTTATCAAGAGAATTTCTCTAAAGCAGCTCTATCTCAATTCTTCGGCTCAAGTGGACAACATTCAAGTTACTTTGAACGTTATCTCTATCCCGTTGATGATCAATAA
- the yhaM gene encoding 3'-5' exoribonuclease YhaM: MRNVEKLQPGDSVDHFFLIHRATQGVTAQGKDYMTLFLQDKSGEIEAKLWTVSKQDMEVLKPETIIRAKGDVINYRGRKQMKVNQFKLAEPADNLAAKDFIDGAPLTPDEIKEQIDYFLLDIENSKLQRITRHLLKKYNNAFFVYPAASSIHHNFASGLSYHVLTMLKIAKSLCDIYPLLNRSLLYSGVILHDIGKVKELSGPVATSYTVEGNLLGHISLASEEVSQTAEELGIEGEEVMLLKHMILSHHGKLEYGSPKLPMLKEAEILCYIDNIDARMNMFDKAFKKTSKGQFTEKIFAMEHRQFYNPENLD, encoded by the coding sequence ATGAGAAATGTTGAAAAGCTTCAACCCGGCGACTCAGTCGATCATTTCTTCTTGATTCACCGAGCAACACAAGGCGTTACAGCACAAGGTAAAGACTACATGACATTGTTTTTGCAAGATAAAAGCGGTGAAATAGAAGCGAAACTTTGGACAGTGTCCAAGCAAGATATGGAAGTGCTGAAACCTGAAACTATCATTCGTGCGAAAGGTGATGTAATTAATTACCGAGGTCGCAAACAAATGAAAGTCAATCAGTTTAAACTTGCTGAACCTGCAGATAATTTAGCAGCTAAAGATTTTATAGATGGTGCACCTTTAACACCAGATGAAATCAAAGAGCAGATTGATTATTTCTTATTGGATATTGAAAATAGCAAATTACAAAGAATTACAAGACATTTATTGAAGAAATATAACAACGCGTTCTTTGTATATCCAGCAGCAAGTTCAATCCATCATAACTTCGCGAGCGGCTTGAGCTATCACGTGCTTACTATGTTGAAAATCGCTAAAAGTTTATGTGATATCTACCCATTATTAAACCGCAGCTTACTGTATAGCGGTGTCATCTTGCATGATATTGGGAAAGTTAAAGAACTGAGCGGACCAGTGGCAACTTCCTACACAGTAGAAGGTAATTTGCTTGGACACATATCGTTAGCCAGCGAAGAAGTGTCACAAACTGCTGAAGAGTTAGGAATTGAAGGGGAAGAAGTGATGTTGTTGAAACATATGATTCTTTCTCATCACGGCAAGTTGGAATACGGTTCGCCTAAATTACCGATGTTGAAAGAAGCGGAGATTCTATGCTATATCGATAATATCGATGCTCGAATGAATATGTTTGATAAAGCCTTTAAAAAGACAAGTAAAGGCCAATTTACTGAAAAAATATTCGCAATGGAACATCGACAATTCTATAATCCAGAAAATCTTGATTAG
- a CDS encoding RBBP9/YdeN family alpha/beta hydrolase: MTKIILIHAQGADAHSNWYEWLEQSLKLEGYDMNICNIKHSTPVNMDEWLDQLNEQIDIEKHDTYFVTHGFGTLAGLKYLDVHTEKRIEGFFSIAGYGPEAKDVAQSLQANDVTLDYESLKDRIDYFYGLCSTDDPYVPYKDTEELIDKLGGKSRVIKNGGHFTTDDGYDTFLALKNNMMKRISR; this comes from the coding sequence ATGACTAAAATTATTTTGATTCATGCACAAGGCGCAGATGCGCATTCCAATTGGTATGAATGGTTAGAACAATCCTTGAAATTAGAAGGGTATGATATGAATATTTGTAATATCAAACATTCAACTCCTGTCAATATGGATGAGTGGTTAGACCAACTCAATGAACAAATTGACATTGAAAAGCATGATACGTACTTTGTTACCCACGGATTCGGAACTTTAGCAGGTTTGAAATATCTTGATGTCCATACAGAAAAACGTATAGAAGGTTTTTTCAGTATTGCTGGATATGGTCCAGAAGCTAAAGATGTGGCTCAGAGTCTTCAAGCAAATGATGTGACATTAGATTATGAAAGTTTGAAAGATAGAATCGACTACTTCTACGGTTTATGTTCAACTGATGACCCTTATGTTCCGTATAAAGATACTGAGGAATTGATTGACAAACTCGGAGGAAAAAGCCGTGTCATCAAGAATGGCGGACATTTTACTACAGATGACGGATATGATACATTTTTAGCACTTAAAAATAATATGATGAAAAGAATATCGAGATAG
- the hemE gene encoding uroporphyrinogen decarboxylase encodes MILLWEDTEVHSKNNTILKMIKGEEVAHTPVWFMRQAGRSQPEYRALKEKYSLFEITHQPELCAYVTHLPVDNYQTDAAILYKDIMTPLQPIGVDVEIKSGIGPVISNTIKTVQDVEKLGQIDPKRDVPYVLDTIKLLTKEKLNVPLIGFVGAPFTLASYMIEGGPSKNYHFTKAMMYRDEATWFALMDHLVDMSIAYASAQIEAGAELIQIFDSWIGALNATDFKYYIKPSMERLIKGIKAQHDVPIILFGVNATHLIEEWNKLPIDVLGIDWRTTIKETSDSGVSKTIQGNLDPSLLLAPWDVIQPRLDKILDEGMQHGKHIFNLGHGVFPEVDPATLKKVTAYVHDYTQRK; translated from the coding sequence ATGATTTTATTGTGGGAGGATACCGAGGTGCATAGTAAAAATAATACAATTTTAAAAATGATTAAGGGAGAAGAGGTAGCGCATACACCCGTGTGGTTCATGCGTCAAGCCGGCAGATCTCAACCGGAATACCGCGCCTTAAAAGAGAAATACTCGTTATTTGAAATTACACATCAACCTGAATTATGTGCCTATGTTACACATTTGCCTGTTGATAACTATCAAACTGATGCAGCGATACTTTATAAAGATATTATGACGCCGCTTCAACCTATTGGAGTAGATGTCGAAATTAAATCTGGAATCGGCCCTGTCATCAGTAATACCATTAAAACAGTTCAAGACGTTGAAAAGTTGGGACAGATTGATCCTAAACGTGACGTCCCTTATGTATTAGATACAATCAAACTGTTAACAAAAGAAAAATTAAATGTGCCATTAATCGGTTTTGTCGGCGCACCGTTTACTTTAGCCAGCTACATGATTGAAGGCGGACCTTCTAAAAATTATCACTTTACTAAAGCAATGATGTATAGAGACGAAGCAACTTGGTTCGCTTTAATGGATCATTTAGTAGATATGTCGATTGCTTATGCAAGTGCACAAATAGAAGCGGGTGCTGAACTCATTCAAATCTTTGATTCATGGATTGGGGCATTAAACGCAACAGATTTCAAATATTATATTAAACCATCAATGGAACGCTTGATTAAAGGCATTAAAGCGCAACACGATGTACCGATTATTTTATTTGGAGTGAATGCAACACATCTTATTGAAGAATGGAATAAATTGCCGATTGATGTCTTAGGAATTGATTGGCGCACTACAATCAAAGAAACTTCAGATTCAGGCGTATCTAAGACAATACAAGGCAACTTAGATCCTTCTTTATTATTAGCACCTTGGGATGTTATACAACCACGTTTAGATAAAATATTAGATGAAGGTATGCAGCACGGAAAACATATTTTTAATTTAGGACATGGGGTATTTCCTGAAGTAGATCCAGCTACTTTGAAAAAAGTGACTGCTTATGTTCATGACTATACTCAAAGAAAGTAA
- the prsA gene encoding peptidylprolyl isomerase PrsA — protein MKSFKKIMIPVTASAVLLGACGNHATDSKEDVLISSKAGDVKVADVMKKIGNEQIANSSFEILLGKLLEKKYSDKVDTKDIDQQIKDEQKQYGGKDQFESALKQQGMSLNDYKEQKKLQAYQKQLLMDKVKVSDKDLKDDTKKASHILIKVKSDDKDKEGLSDKEAKKKAEEIHKEVEKNPDKFGEIAKKESMDKASAKKDGSLGYVIKGQMVKPFDKELFKLKDGQISDVVKTDYGYHIIKADKPTDFSSERSKLKSQIIQNKVQKDPQILVDAYKDLLKEYKVDFKDRDIKKAVDDSILNADKLKQQSQGGAEGGAEGSSGDGISTP, from the coding sequence ATGAAATCATTTAAGAAAATTATGATTCCTGTAACAGCAAGCGCTGTATTGCTTGGCGCATGTGGAAATCATGCAACTGACTCGAAGGAAGATGTATTAATTTCTTCTAAGGCCGGAGATGTCAAAGTCGCAGATGTAATGAAAAAAATTGGTAATGAACAAATTGCGAATAGTTCGTTTGAAATTCTGCTTGGTAAGTTATTAGAGAAGAAATACTCTGATAAAGTGGATACTAAAGATATTGATCAGCAGATTAAAGATGAGCAAAAGCAATATGGTGGCAAAGACCAGTTTGAAAGTGCGTTAAAACAACAAGGTATGTCATTAAATGACTATAAAGAGCAGAAGAAACTTCAGGCTTATCAAAAACAATTGTTGATGGATAAAGTTAAAGTTTCGGATAAAGATTTAAAAGATGATACGAAAAAGGCTTCTCATATTCTAATTAAAGTTAAGTCTGATGATAAAGATAAAGAAGGCTTGAGTGATAAAGAAGCTAAGAAAAAAGCGGAAGAAATCCATAAAGAAGTTGAGAAAAATCCAGATAAATTCGGTGAAATTGCTAAGAAAGAGTCTATGGATAAAGCCAGCGCTAAGAAAGACGGCAGCTTAGGTTATGTTATTAAGGGTCAAATGGTGAAACCTTTTGATAAAGAATTGTTCAAGTTGAAAGATGGACAAATTTCTGATGTTGTGAAGACTGACTATGGTTATCATATCATTAAAGCTGATAAACCGACTGATTTCTCTTCTGAGCGCAGTAAATTGAAATCTCAAATTATCCAAAATAAAGTTCAAAAAGATCCGCAAATTCTAGTAGATGCTTATAAAGATTTACTTAAAGAATACAAAGTAGACTTTAAAGACAGAGATATTAAAAAAGCTGTGGACGATTCTATCTTAAATGCTGATAAATTGAAACAGCAATCTCAAGGCGGTGCTGAAGGTGGCGCTGAAGGCAGTTCTGGCGACGGCATTTCTACACCTTAA
- the hemH gene encoding ferrochelatase, producing the protein MTKTVGLLVMAYGTPYKESDIEAYYTDIRHGKKPSPEEVQDLKDRYKFIGGISPLAKITDAQAEALRDKLNVMYKDQDIEFKLYIGLKHIHPYIEDALKQMNEDGIKEAVTIVLAPHFSNFSVGSYDKRANEEAEKYGIQLTHVKSFYQQPKFIQYWVKKINQTLTEIPEEEHDETVLVVSAHSLPEKMIMESHDPYPDQLTDTKNLLAELSNIEHTAQGWQSEGNTGTPWLGPDVQDLTRELYKEYGYKHFIYTPVGFVCNHLEVLYDNDYECKVVCDEIGAVYHRPPMPNTDDLFIGAMADEVYSVFSVKEEDKHD; encoded by the coding sequence ATGACTAAAACAGTTGGTCTATTAGTGATGGCTTATGGAACGCCATATAAAGAAAGTGATATAGAGGCGTACTATACAGATATACGTCACGGCAAAAAACCTTCACCTGAAGAAGTACAAGATTTAAAAGACCGTTATAAATTTATTGGGGGCATTTCTCCTTTAGCCAAAATTACAGATGCTCAAGCTGAAGCGTTAAGAGATAAATTGAATGTCATGTATAAAGACCAAGACATAGAATTTAAATTGTATATTGGATTAAAACATATTCATCCTTATATCGAAGATGCATTGAAACAAATGAACGAAGACGGTATTAAAGAAGCAGTTACAATTGTGCTTGCTCCGCACTTCTCTAATTTTTCAGTGGGTTCTTACGATAAAAGAGCTAATGAAGAAGCGGAAAAATACGGTATTCAGCTGACACACGTAAAAAGCTTTTACCAACAACCGAAATTCATTCAATATTGGGTGAAAAAAATTAATCAAACTTTGACTGAGATACCTGAAGAAGAACATGACGAGACGGTTCTAGTTGTTTCAGCTCACAGCTTGCCTGAAAAAATGATTATGGAATCACACGATCCATATCCTGATCAACTCACAGATACTAAAAACTTGTTAGCAGAGTTATCGAATATTGAACATACTGCACAAGGTTGGCAGTCAGAAGGAAACACAGGTACACCATGGTTAGGGCCTGATGTTCAAGATTTAACACGCGAATTATATAAAGAATATGGCTATAAACATTTTATCTACACACCAGTGGGCTTTGTGTGCAACCATTTAGAGGTGCTTTACGATAACGATTATGAGTGTAAAGTAGTGTGTGATGAAATCGGCGCAGTTTACCATCGACCACCTATGCCGAATACTGATGATTTATTTATCGGTGCTATGGCAGACGAAGTCTATTCAGTTTTTTCAGTGAAAGAAGAGGATAAGCATGACTAA
- a CDS encoding DUF3267 domain-containing protein — protein sequence MFLCARRIDIKTRFGLPRIIFMAIVTTIITFLVSYEIMIYFSDKQITDRYFFVFLLVAILLYPIHKLIHLIILAPYYKHFRKKRLSKRAWIPIYNLYVNNPINKYYFCICLVSPLIIITAACIYLGQAFPEYGHYFMFLLALNAGFSVMDIMYLKLILFSNEGRYIEEHCTGFNILNKYEDTTGRHFN from the coding sequence ATGTTTTTATGTGCTCGCCGAATCGACATTAAAACAAGATTCGGATTACCGCGTATTATTTTTATGGCGATAGTTACAACGATTATTACATTTTTAGTTAGTTACGAAATTATGATTTACTTTTCGGATAAACAAATCACTGACCGTTACTTTTTCGTATTTTTATTAGTAGCCATCTTGCTTTATCCAATTCACAAATTAATTCATTTAATTATCTTAGCACCTTATTATAAACATTTCAGAAAGAAACGTTTGTCTAAACGTGCTTGGATTCCAATATATAATTTGTATGTGAATAATCCTATTAATAAATATTATTTCTGCATATGCTTAGTGTCGCCGCTTATTATCATTACAGCAGCTTGTATTTATTTAGGACAAGCCTTTCCGGAATATGGTCATTACTTCATGTTCTTGCTTGCTTTGAATGCTGGTTTCTCAGTAATGGATATCATGTATTTAAAACTGATTTTGTTTTCTAATGAAGGCAGATATATTGAAGAACATTGTACCGGCTTTAATATTTTGAATAAATATGAGGATACTACAGGCAGACACTTTAATTAA
- the nadA gene encoding quinolinate synthase NadA, translating to MFNPMLSVSKSIPEKYLQMSQEELENHIQNIKDELGDRLFMPTHHYQKDEVVQFADITGDSLELARICKENTAAEYFVFNGVHFMAETADILTSDSQDIYLPDLSAGCSMADMANITQALHGYDVLTEQFNLDILPLTYVNSTAAIKKFVGEHGGSCVTSGNAKSVVDWALKQGKVILFLPDQHLGRNTAYDLGIPLEQMAVWDPIAKELIYEGNLEDLRIVLWKGHCSVHEKFHKGHIDLARERDPEINVIVHPECEFEVVQAADYAGSTRYIIETIKNAPKGSRWLVGTEMNLVNRLKETYQDITIDSLNPLMCSCLTMNRIDLPHLAWCLDKILDGNKDNIINVDAETAKYAKESLDRMLSIT from the coding sequence ATGTTTAACCCTATGTTGTCTGTGTCAAAATCTATTCCTGAAAAATATTTACAAATGTCACAAGAGGAATTAGAGAATCATATTCAAAATATTAAAGACGAGCTCGGCGATCGTTTATTTATGCCGACGCATCATTATCAAAAAGATGAAGTAGTACAATTTGCTGATATCACAGGAGATTCTTTAGAATTAGCAAGAATCTGTAAAGAAAATACAGCTGCTGAATACTTTGTTTTCAACGGTGTGCATTTCATGGCTGAAACAGCTGATATCTTAACAAGCGACTCACAAGATATCTATCTTCCAGACTTATCAGCAGGTTGTTCTATGGCAGATATGGCCAATATCACACAAGCTTTACATGGTTATGATGTCTTAACTGAACAGTTCAATTTAGATATCTTGCCATTAACATATGTAAACTCTACAGCAGCAATTAAGAAATTTGTCGGTGAACACGGCGGCTCTTGTGTTACCAGCGGAAATGCAAAATCAGTAGTAGACTGGGCCTTGAAGCAAGGTAAAGTCATTCTCTTCTTGCCTGACCAACATTTAGGAAGAAATACTGCTTATGATTTAGGTATTCCACTAGAACAAATGGCTGTCTGGGATCCGATTGCAAAAGAACTAATTTATGAAGGCAATTTAGAAGACTTACGTATTGTTTTATGGAAAGGCCACTGCTCAGTCCATGAAAAATTCCATAAAGGACATATTGATTTAGCACGTGAACGCGACCCTGAAATCAATGTTATTGTTCATCCAGAATGTGAATTCGAAGTCGTTCAAGCTGCTGATTATGCTGGTTCTACACGTTATATCATCGAAACAATTAAAAACGCGCCTAAAGGGTCACGCTGGTTAGTCGGCACGGAAATGAATTTAGTCAATCGTTTGAAAGAAACCTACCAAGATATTACTATCGATTCACTTAATCCGTTGATGTGCTCTTGTTTGACTATGAATCGAATCGACTTGCCTCACCTAGCTTGGTGTTTAGATAAAATTTTAGATGGCAACAAAGATAATATTATTAATGTTGATGCAGAAACAGCTAAATATGCGAAAGAAAGTTTAGATCGTATGTTGAGCATCACATAA
- the ecsB gene encoding ABC transporter permease EcsB, which produces MTDHRAIALFNQRRQAISKEKSYYNKFIFNGHFSIFLLILLGAFIMGYGNWLKHIPSGIPYALLASMAVAATSLFPLRTLLKEADRLFLLPFERHMNIYIRYSLIYSYLGRILIQVAALIILFPLFSKLDSSNILYFIIFAITALIYPYLGLHAKLEWIHAKLPSWIILLLEWIIFAATYELILGLHQIAGVLLLVIFAAGALVLKKANHQKLFAWEKLISIEEQHHMNYYKFVNMFTDVKHLRSQAVRRRYLDFILTRPSAKHYNSEHMYLFLFKRSFLRGKDAFNIILRLVVIAVILMVWLSQVWISLIVGGLFMYIILLQTAQFYTQQAYGLWPQVWPVPEENVIKGYAQFLYHIMFAIGIILGIVYIILFPAQLYAALIFFIIGWLTIRNIVKKLKYQETLLRD; this is translated from the coding sequence ATGACAGATCATCGTGCGATTGCATTATTCAATCAAAGACGCCAAGCAATCAGCAAAGAAAAATCGTATTATAATAAATTTATATTTAATGGGCATTTTTCAATATTCCTATTAATATTACTTGGCGCTTTTATCATGGGTTATGGTAATTGGCTCAAACATATTCCAAGCGGTATTCCTTATGCCTTATTAGCAAGTATGGCAGTGGCAGCAACATCTCTATTTCCACTACGTACGTTGCTGAAAGAAGCCGATCGACTCTTCTTATTGCCGTTTGAACGTCATATGAATATTTATATCCGTTATAGTTTAATCTATAGCTACTTAGGCAGAATCCTTATTCAAGTTGCAGCGTTAATTATTTTATTTCCTTTATTTAGCAAATTAGATTCTAGCAATATACTTTATTTTATAATTTTCGCTATTACAGCTCTAATTTATCCTTATCTTGGATTACATGCAAAACTTGAATGGATACATGCAAAACTGCCTAGTTGGATTATCCTGTTACTAGAATGGATTATTTTTGCAGCAACTTATGAATTGATTTTAGGTTTACATCAAATAGCAGGGGTATTACTATTGGTTATTTTTGCGGCAGGAGCTTTGGTTTTGAAAAAGGCAAACCATCAGAAACTCTTTGCATGGGAAAAGCTCATCTCAATAGAAGAGCAGCATCACATGAACTATTACAAGTTCGTCAATATGTTTACAGATGTGAAGCATTTACGTTCACAAGCGGTACGCCGTCGCTATTTAGACTTTATCTTAACGAGACCGAGTGCTAAGCACTACAACTCTGAGCATATGTATTTGTTTCTTTTTAAACGCAGTTTCTTGCGTGGAAAAGATGCCTTTAATATTATCTTGAGATTAGTAGTGATAGCGGTCATATTAATGGTGTGGTTGTCGCAAGTATGGATTTCGCTTATTGTAGGCGGTTTATTCATGTACATTATCTTGCTGCAAACCGCTCAATTCTATACGCAACAAGCTTATGGCTTATGGCCGCAAGTTTGGCCGGTACCTGAAGAAAATGTCATAAAAGGATATGCACAGTTCTTATATCACATTATGTTCGCTATAGGAATTATATTAGGTATCGTATATATTATTTTATTCCCGGCACAATTATATGCGGCACTTATTTTCTTTATAATAGGGTGGCTTACTATCCGAAATATAGTTAAAAAGCTGAAATATCAAGAAACATTATTACGCGATTAA
- the hemY gene encoding protoporphyrinogen oxidase — MTKRVAIIGAGITGLSAAYYLKKEYPEYTVDVLEATNRAGGKIQTYRKDGYTIELGPESYLGRKKIMTELAEAIGLGNDLITNQTGQSYIYANNRLYPIPGGSIMGIPTDVKPFISTKLISVKGKIRAAMDLVKKPVEMPKGDISVGDFFRERLGDEVLENLIEPLMGGIYGTNIDDLSLMSTFPNFKEREEQYGSLIKGMRYEKQLRQNQKKLYPGAPKGQFKQFRHGLTSFIEALEKAVSEQGTEIKFNTKVEDIIGSQRGYDIVYNGEKHSYDGVLVTVPHQTFMQWFSEDPALDYFKTMDSTSVATVVLAFDEKDVENTYDGTGFVIARTSDTRITACTWTSKKWPFTTPEGKVLLRAYVGKPGDHILEEMTDEEIVSTVRKDLSQMMTIKGNPEFTIVNRLPKSMPQYHVGHIDHIRQIQEHIRQTYPHLRITGAGFEAVGLPDCIQQGKDAVEELAQTIK, encoded by the coding sequence ATGACTAAGCGAGTTGCAATTATTGGGGCAGGCATCACAGGCTTGTCAGCAGCATACTATCTAAAAAAAGAATATCCCGAGTACACTGTAGACGTGCTAGAAGCAACGAATCGTGCCGGCGGGAAAATACAAACTTATCGTAAAGATGGATATACTATTGAGTTAGGTCCAGAATCGTATCTAGGCAGAAAAAAGATTATGACTGAGCTAGCAGAAGCAATTGGTTTAGGTAATGATTTAATAACTAATCAAACAGGACAATCTTATATCTATGCCAACAATCGTTTGTATCCAATTCCAGGCGGTTCTATCATGGGGATTCCTACTGATGTTAAACCATTTATCAGTACCAAATTGATTTCTGTTAAAGGCAAAATTCGAGCAGCTATGGATCTTGTTAAGAAACCGGTTGAGATGCCGAAAGGGGATATCTCTGTCGGTGACTTTTTCAGAGAACGATTAGGTGATGAAGTGCTTGAAAACCTAATTGAACCTCTGATGGGCGGTATTTATGGCACAAACATTGATGATTTGAGTTTAATGAGTACATTTCCAAACTTTAAAGAACGTGAAGAACAATACGGCAGTTTGATTAAGGGAATGCGCTATGAGAAACAACTCAGACAGAATCAGAAGAAATTATATCCTGGTGCACCGAAAGGCCAATTCAAACAGTTCAGACACGGTTTGACGTCATTCATCGAAGCATTAGAAAAAGCTGTATCTGAGCAAGGAACTGAAATTAAATTCAACACTAAAGTAGAAGACATTATCGGTTCTCAACGCGGCTATGATATTGTTTATAATGGTGAAAAACATTCCTATGATGGCGTATTAGTGACTGTTCCGCATCAAACTTTTATGCAATGGTTCAGTGAAGATCCAGCACTAGATTACTTCAAAACGATGGACAGTACTTCAGTTGCCACAGTAGTATTGGCTTTTGATGAAAAAGATGTTGAAAATACTTATGATGGAACTGGATTCGTAATTGCTAGAACATCGGATACACGCATTACTGCTTGTACTTGGACAAGTAAGAAATGGCCGTTTACTACACCTGAAGGCAAAGTGCTGCTCAGAGCGTATGTAGGTAAACCAGGAGACCATATCTTAGAAGAAATGACGGATGAAGAAATTGTTTCTACAGTGAGAAAAGATTTAAGTCAAATGATGACTATTAAAGGCAATCCTGAATTTACGATTGTAAATCGTTTGCCTAAAAGCATGCCACAATATCATGTAGGGCATATAGACCATATTCGTCAAATCCAAGAACATATACGTCAAACGTATCCGCATTTACGCATTACAGGAGCAGGCTTTGAAGCAGTTGGATTACCGGATTGTATTCAACAAGGAAAAGATGCAGTAGAAGAGTTGGCTCAAACGATTAAGTAA